A genomic stretch from Pseudomonas sp. MUP55 includes:
- a CDS encoding MFS transporter yields the protein MSTTYNEAATAAPTNSTARVATASIVGTAIEFYDFYIYATAAALVIGPVFFPQTSGTAQMLASFLTFGIAFIARPLGSALFGHFGDRIGRKSTLVASLLLMGVCTTLIGLLPGYDSIGAWAPILLCVLRFGQGLGLGGEWGGAALLATENAPKGKRAWFGMFPQLGPSIGFLAANGLFLILAMSLNDEQFRSWGWRIPFILSAALVMVGLYARLKLHETPVFANAVAHEKPVKVPLVELFSQHWLPVLLGAASMVVCYALFYITTAFSLSYGVSTLGYSRETFLGLLCFAVLFMGLATPLAALASDRYGRKPVLIVGAVLAILSGFTMEPLLTHGSTWAVALFLALELFLMGVTFAPMGALLPELFPTRVRYTGASAAYNLGGIVGASAAPFFATKLVAMGGLSYVGGYVSAAALLSLIAVLCLKETRDNDLNRVA from the coding sequence ATGAGCACCACGTATAACGAGGCCGCAACCGCCGCCCCGACCAACTCGACGGCCCGCGTGGCGACCGCGAGCATCGTCGGCACCGCCATCGAGTTCTACGATTTCTATATCTACGCCACGGCTGCGGCACTGGTCATCGGCCCGGTGTTCTTCCCGCAGACGTCCGGTACTGCGCAGATGCTGGCGTCGTTCCTGACCTTCGGCATCGCCTTCATCGCACGCCCGCTGGGTTCGGCACTGTTCGGCCACTTTGGCGACCGTATCGGCCGCAAGTCGACGCTGGTGGCCTCCCTGCTGCTGATGGGCGTGTGTACCACGCTGATCGGCTTGCTGCCCGGCTACGACAGCATTGGCGCCTGGGCGCCGATTCTGTTGTGTGTATTGCGCTTCGGCCAAGGCCTGGGACTGGGCGGGGAATGGGGCGGTGCGGCATTGCTGGCCACCGAGAACGCCCCCAAAGGCAAGCGCGCCTGGTTCGGCATGTTCCCGCAACTGGGTCCCTCGATTGGGTTCCTGGCGGCCAACGGCTTGTTCCTGATCCTGGCCATGAGCCTGAACGACGAGCAGTTCCGCAGTTGGGGCTGGCGCATCCCGTTCATCCTCAGCGCGGCGCTGGTAATGGTAGGCCTGTATGCGCGGCTCAAGCTGCACGAGACGCCAGTATTCGCCAATGCCGTGGCCCACGAAAAACCGGTGAAGGTGCCACTGGTGGAGCTGTTCAGCCAACACTGGCTGCCGGTGCTGCTGGGCGCCGCGTCGATGGTAGTGTGCTATGCGCTGTTTTATATCACCACGGCGTTTTCCCTGAGCTACGGCGTGTCGACCCTCGGCTACAGCCGCGAAACCTTCCTCGGCCTGTTGTGCTTCGCGGTGCTGTTCATGGGTCTGGCGACACCCTTGGCGGCGTTGGCCAGCGACCGCTACGGGCGCAAGCCGGTGCTGATTGTCGGCGCGGTCCTGGCGATTCTGTCTGGCTTTACCATGGAGCCGCTGCTCACCCACGGTTCGACCTGGGCCGTGGCGCTGTTCCTGGCGCTGGAGTTGTTTCTGATGGGCGTGACCTTCGCGCCGATGGGTGCGCTGCTGCCGGAACTGTTCCCGACCCGCGTGCGTTATACCGGTGCTTCAGCGGCGTATAACCTGGGCGGTATCGTAGGAGCCTCGGCGGCACCGTTCTTCGCGACCAAGCTGGTGGCGATGGGCGGGCTGAGTTATGTCGGTGGGTATGTGTCGGCGGCGGCGTTGCTCAGCCTGATTGCTGTGCTGTGCCTGAAAGAGACGCGGGATAATGATTTGAACAGGGTGGCCTGA
- the purT gene encoding formate-dependent phosphoribosylglycinamide formyltransferase translates to MTRIGTPLSPTATRVLLCGCGELGKEVVIELQRLGVEVIAVDRYANAPAMQVAHRSHVINMLDGAALRAVIEAEKPHFIVPEIEAIATATLVELEAEGFTVIPTARATSLTMNREGIRRLAAEELDLPTSPYHFADTFEDYSKAVQDLGFPCVVKPVMSSSGKGQSLLRSADDVRKAWDYAQEGGRAGKGRVIIEGFIDFDYEITLLTVRHIGGTTFCAPVGHRQEKGDYQESWQPQAMSPIALAESERVAKAVTEALGGRGLFGVELFIKGDQVWFSEVSPRPHDTGLVTLISQDLSQFALHARAILGLPIPLIRQFGPSASAVILVEGQSTQTAFANLGAALSEPDTALRLFGKPEVNGQRRMGVALARDESIDAARAKATRASQAVVVEL, encoded by the coding sequence ATGACCCGAATCGGAACTCCATTGTCGCCAACCGCGACCCGCGTTTTGCTGTGTGGCTGCGGTGAGCTGGGCAAGGAAGTGGTAATCGAACTGCAACGCCTGGGCGTTGAAGTGATTGCCGTGGATCGCTACGCCAACGCGCCGGCCATGCAGGTTGCGCACCGTAGCCATGTGATCAACATGCTCGATGGCGCCGCGTTGCGCGCCGTGATCGAGGCGGAGAAGCCGCACTTCATCGTGCCGGAAATCGAAGCCATCGCCACGGCGACCCTGGTCGAGCTGGAAGCCGAAGGCTTCACCGTGATCCCGACCGCGCGCGCCACCTCGCTGACCATGAATCGTGAAGGCATCCGTCGCCTGGCCGCCGAAGAGCTGGACCTGCCGACCTCGCCGTACCACTTCGCCGACACCTTCGAGGACTACAGCAAGGCCGTGCAGGACCTGGGCTTCCCTTGCGTGGTCAAGCCGGTGATGAGTTCCTCGGGCAAGGGCCAGAGCCTGCTGCGCAGCGCCGACGACGTGCGCAAAGCCTGGGATTACGCCCAGGAAGGCGGGCGCGCCGGCAAGGGGCGGGTGATCATCGAAGGCTTTATCGACTTCGACTACGAAATCACCCTGCTGACCGTGCGCCACATCGGCGGCACCACCTTCTGCGCGCCGGTCGGCCACCGTCAGGAGAAGGGCGACTACCAGGAATCCTGGCAGCCCCAGGCCATGAGCCCGATTGCCCTGGCCGAATCCGAGCGCGTCGCCAAAGCAGTGACCGAAGCCCTGGGTGGCCGTGGTCTGTTTGGCGTGGAGCTGTTCATCAAGGGTGATCAAGTGTGGTTCAGCGAAGTGTCGCCGCGCCCGCATGACACCGGCCTGGTAACCCTGATTTCCCAGGATTTATCGCAGTTCGCCCTGCACGCGCGCGCCATCCTCGGCCTGCCGATTCCATTGATCCGTCAGTTCGGGCCGTCGGCCTCGGCGGTGATTCTGGTGGAAGGGCAGTCGACCCAGACGGCGTTCGCCAACCTGGGCGCCGCATTGAGCGAGCCGGACACGGCGTTGCGTCTGTTTGGCAAGCCAGAAGTGAACGGCCAGCGCCGCATGGGCGTGGCGTTGGCGCGGGATGAGTCGATTGACGCAGCTCGGGCCAAGGCGACCCGTGCTTCCCAGGCTGTTGTGGTAGAGCTGTAA
- a CDS encoding preQ0 transporter, with product MFFLIAYISSVVLINFAFSTAPHLDVIWSAWGGLVFILRDMVQTRFGHGAIIAMLAALVLSYITSDPSIALASATAFAVSECIDWLVFSITRRPLHDRLWISSALSIPLDTFIFFGLIGALTPAVAGTALVSKFAGVTVVWLVMAWRIRRRTVAN from the coding sequence ATGTTTTTCCTGATCGCCTACATCAGCAGCGTCGTGCTGATCAACTTCGCCTTTTCCACCGCCCCCCACCTGGACGTCATCTGGTCCGCCTGGGGCGGCCTGGTGTTTATCCTGCGCGACATGGTGCAAACCCGCTTCGGCCACGGCGCGATCATCGCCATGCTGGCCGCGCTGGTGCTGTCCTATATCACCTCCGATCCGTCCATCGCCCTGGCCAGCGCCACGGCCTTTGCGGTGTCCGAATGCATCGACTGGCTGGTGTTCAGCATTACCCGGCGTCCGCTGCACGATCGCCTGTGGATAAGTTCGGCGCTGAGCATTCCCCTCGACACCTTTATCTTCTTTGGCCTGATCGGTGCCCTGACGCCGGCCGTGGCGGGCACTGCGCTGGTGTCGAAGTTCGCCGGCGTCACCGTGGTGTGGCTGGTCATGGCCTGGCGCATCCGCCGGCGCACCGTCGCCAACTGA
- a CDS encoding DUF1289 domain-containing protein, which produces MSAVERPVASPCVSICALDDEDICTGCQRTVEEITRWSRMNNAERRVVLGLCHERAVASGLVWMTPKNLSV; this is translated from the coding sequence ATGAGCGCGGTTGAACGTCCCGTCGCCTCGCCGTGCGTGAGCATTTGCGCGCTGGATGATGAGGATATCTGCACCGGATGCCAGCGTACCGTGGAAGAGATTACGCGCTGGAGCCGCATGAACAACGCCGAACGTCGGGTGGTGTTGGGGTTGTGTCATGAGCGGGCGGTGGCGAGTGGGTTGGTGTGGATGACACCCAAGAACTTGAGTGTTTGA
- a CDS encoding gamma carbonic anhydrase family protein — protein MKYRLGDASVETHPHSWVAPNATLVGKVKLEEGANVWFNAVLRGDNELILIGKNSNVQDGSVMHTDMGYPLTLGTGVTIGHNAMLHGCTVDDYSLIGINAVILNGAKIGKHCIIGANSLIGEGKEIPDGSLVMGSPGKVVRELTEAQKRMLEASAAHYVHNAQRYARDLVEQAE, from the coding sequence ATGAAATACCGCTTGGGCGATGCCAGCGTCGAGACCCATCCACACAGCTGGGTGGCACCCAATGCCACGCTGGTGGGCAAGGTCAAGCTGGAGGAGGGCGCCAACGTGTGGTTCAACGCGGTGTTGCGTGGCGACAACGAGCTGATCCTGATCGGCAAGAACAGCAACGTGCAGGACGGCAGCGTGATGCACACCGACATGGGCTACCCACTGACCCTCGGCACCGGCGTGACCATCGGCCATAACGCCATGCTGCATGGCTGCACCGTCGACGACTACAGCCTGATTGGCATCAACGCGGTGATCCTCAATGGCGCCAAGATCGGCAAGCATTGCATCATCGGCGCCAACTCGCTGATCGGCGAAGGCAAGGAAATTCCCGACGGCTCGCTGGTGATGGGCTCGCCGGGCAAGGTGGTGCGCGAGCTGACCGAAGCGCAGAAGCGCATGCTCGAAGCCAGCGCCGCGCACTATGTGCATAACGCGCAGCGGTACGCGCGGGACCTGGTTGAGCAGGCAGAATGA
- a CDS encoding CoA pyrophosphatase, which produces MLDELLRRVSNHTPHTLETDGRFPEAAVLVPITRSDEPELILTLRASGLSTHGGEVAFPGGRRDPEDPDLIFTALREAEEEIGLPPGLVEVIGPLSPLISLHGIRVTPYVGVIPDYVEYLANDAEIAAVFSVPLDFFRQDPREHTHRIDYQGRSWYVPSYRFGEYKIWGLTAIMIVELINLLYDDAQISLHQPPKSFINI; this is translated from the coding sequence ATGCTGGACGAGCTACTTCGCCGGGTAAGCAATCACACCCCTCATACCCTGGAGACCGACGGGCGTTTCCCCGAGGCCGCGGTGCTGGTACCGATTACCCGCAGTGACGAACCCGAGCTGATCCTGACCCTGCGCGCCAGCGGCCTGTCGACCCACGGTGGCGAAGTGGCCTTTCCCGGCGGGCGCCGCGACCCCGAAGACCCGGACCTGATCTTCACCGCCCTGCGCGAAGCCGAGGAAGAAATCGGCCTGCCGCCGGGGCTGGTCGAAGTGATCGGGCCGCTGAGCCCGCTGATCTCCCTGCACGGCATCCGCGTAACGCCTTACGTGGGCGTGATCCCGGATTACGTCGAATACCTGGCCAACGACGCCGAAATTGCCGCTGTCTTCAGCGTCCCGCTGGATTTCTTCCGCCAGGATCCCCGCGAGCACACCCACCGCATCGACTACCAGGGCCGCAGTTGGTATGTGCCAAGCTACAGGTTCGGCGAATACAAGATCTGGGGCCTGACGGCAATCATGATCGTGGAGCTGATCAATCTGCTCTATGACGATGCGCAGATCAGCCTGCACCAGCCACCCAAGAGCTTCATCAATATCTAA
- a CDS encoding NUDIX hydrolase has product MNFCSQCGKPVTQRIPEGDARLRYVCDHCSTIHYQNPNIVAGTVPVWGDKVLLCRRAIEPRLGYWTLPAGFMENGETVEQAAMRETLEEACARVRNLSIYTLINVPHISQVHIFYRAELVDLDFAAGIESLEVKLFAEADIPWSELAFRTVGRTLECFFVDRRQQLFPVRSESVPPLSKPAQ; this is encoded by the coding sequence ATGAACTTCTGCAGCCAGTGCGGTAAACCGGTTACCCAACGCATTCCCGAAGGCGACGCACGTCTGCGCTATGTCTGCGACCACTGCTCGACCATCCACTATCAGAACCCCAATATCGTCGCGGGTACCGTACCCGTGTGGGGCGACAAGGTGCTGCTGTGCCGCCGCGCCATCGAACCGCGCCTGGGTTACTGGACCCTGCCCGCAGGCTTTATGGAAAACGGCGAAACCGTGGAACAGGCCGCCATGCGCGAGACGCTGGAAGAAGCCTGCGCCCGCGTGCGCAACCTGAGCATCTACACCCTGATCAACGTGCCGCACATCAGCCAGGTGCATATCTTCTATCGCGCCGAGCTGGTCGACCTGGACTTCGCCGCCGGCATCGAAAGCCTGGAAGTGAAACTGTTCGCTGAAGCCGATATCCCTTGGTCCGAGCTGGCTTTCCGCACGGTCGGGCGTACCTTAGAATGCTTCTTCGTCGACCGCCGGCAACAGCTGTTCCCGGTACGCAGCGAGTCCGTGCCACCGCTGTCCAAGCCCGCCCAATAA
- a CDS encoding L,D-transpeptidase family protein, which produces MRWLLALICLSFAALSSASTVETLGGKPVEKVLVLKSAHQLQLINDGKPLKTYRISLGKNPKGHKLMEGDRRTPEGFYWIDWRKTSERFNLAMHISYPNISDAARARREGVKPGSMIMIHGTPDTEDYPEQWFHTLDWTDGCIGMRNVDMREVWGLVKDGTLIEIRP; this is translated from the coding sequence ATGCGTTGGTTGCTTGCTCTTATCTGTCTGTCGTTCGCTGCCCTGTCCTCGGCCTCCACGGTGGAAACACTGGGCGGCAAACCCGTCGAAAAAGTCCTGGTGCTCAAATCCGCCCACCAACTGCAGCTGATCAACGACGGCAAGCCCCTCAAGACCTATCGTATTTCCCTGGGCAAGAACCCCAAGGGCCACAAGCTGATGGAGGGCGACCGACGCACGCCGGAGGGCTTCTACTGGATCGACTGGCGCAAGACCAGCGAGCGCTTCAACCTGGCCATGCACATTTCCTACCCCAACATCAGCGACGCCGCCCGCGCCCGCCGCGAAGGGGTGAAACCGGGCAGCATGATCATGATCCACGGCACCCCGGACACCGAGGACTACCCGGAACAGTGGTTCCACACCCTGGACTGGACCGACGGCTGCATCGGCATGCGCAATGTGGACATGCGTGAGGTCTGGGGCCTGGTCAAGGACGGCACGCTGATCGAGATTCGGCCGTGA
- a CDS encoding GntR family transcriptional regulator, translating into MNPIQALRPDDKQSTPLYLQLARKLEAAIHAGQWTSEQALPSERALSEQLSISRVTARKALEVLFEQGLIRRSQGSGTFITPRLEQPLSRLSGFSEMLRLKGFVPGSQWLERDITPPTHEELIRLCLSTNDKVARLKRLRKADDTVMAIEMTAVPASVLPQPQALGSSLYEYFESIGKPIVRALQHVQAINASDEFAKLVGIAPGTAMLLMTRVGYTADNTPIEITDTYCRNDYYDFVAELRRHDYSAELRI; encoded by the coding sequence ATGAATCCCATCCAGGCCTTGCGCCCCGACGACAAACAATCCACGCCGTTGTACCTGCAATTGGCGCGCAAGCTCGAAGCGGCGATCCATGCCGGTCAGTGGACGTCCGAGCAAGCCCTGCCCTCGGAACGCGCACTCAGCGAACAGTTGAGCATTTCTCGAGTGACTGCCCGCAAGGCGCTGGAAGTCCTGTTCGAACAAGGCCTTATCCGTCGCAGCCAGGGCTCCGGCACCTTTATCACGCCACGCCTGGAACAGCCGCTGTCGCGCTTGTCGGGGTTCAGCGAGATGCTGCGTCTGAAGGGCTTTGTGCCGGGCTCCCAGTGGCTGGAGCGCGACATCACCCCACCAACCCATGAAGAACTGATCCGCCTGTGCCTGTCGACCAATGACAAAGTGGCGCGCCTCAAGCGCCTGCGCAAAGCCGACGACACGGTCATGGCCATTGAAATGACCGCCGTCCCCGCCTCGGTGCTGCCACAGCCCCAGGCCCTGGGCAGTTCGTTGTATGAATACTTCGAAAGCATCGGCAAGCCCATCGTCCGCGCGCTCCAGCATGTACAGGCGATCAACGCCTCGGACGAATTCGCCAAGCTGGTGGGCATCGCCCCCGGCACCGCCATGCTGCTGATGACCCGCGTGGGCTACACCGCCGACAACACGCCGATTGAAATCACCGACACCTACTGCCGCAACGACTACTACGACTTCGTCGCAGAGCTGCGCCGCCATGATTATTCCGCCGAACTGCGAATCTAG
- the nagA gene encoding N-acetylglucosamine-6-phosphate deacetylase, which produces MSEDNILTPSGWMRGRLVHAHGKVVAIEGTPCNPADNDLPYLLPGFIDLHVHGGGGADIMEGAEAFETITRTHVRFGTTSLLATTMTAPVDEISRVLGELGSFCEQRPAGSARVLGVHLEGPYINPGKLGAQPNFAHTALMAEVEAYLRLAPIRVITIAPEIAGHDGLIRAFSERGVRMQIGHTLGSYEEGVAALAAGATSFTHLYNAMSPLHHREPGIVGAALAHAKYAELIPDLLHVHPGAMRVALRSIPCLYCVTDSTAAAGMPDGEYKLGSHTVTKCLGGVRLADGTLAGSTLTMDQALRNLVKIGLPISEASQRLSQFPADYLGLEERGRLQPGSFADCVRLDRSLTLTDVMVEGETIDFKNA; this is translated from the coding sequence ATGTCCGAAGACAATATCCTCACGCCCAGCGGCTGGATGCGCGGCCGCCTGGTGCACGCGCACGGCAAGGTCGTCGCCATTGAAGGCACGCCGTGCAACCCGGCCGACAACGACCTGCCCTATTTGCTGCCGGGCTTTATCGACCTGCACGTGCACGGCGGCGGCGGTGCGGACATCATGGAAGGCGCCGAGGCCTTCGAGACCATCACCCGCACCCACGTGCGCTTTGGCACCACCTCGCTGCTGGCCACGACCATGACCGCTCCGGTGGATGAAATCTCCCGTGTGCTCGGCGAGCTCGGCAGTTTTTGCGAGCAGCGTCCTGCAGGCAGTGCCCGCGTGCTCGGCGTCCACCTGGAAGGCCCCTACATCAACCCCGGAAAACTCGGCGCCCAACCCAACTTCGCCCACACCGCGTTGATGGCCGAAGTCGAAGCCTACCTGCGCCTGGCGCCGATCCGGGTGATCACCATCGCCCCGGAAATTGCCGGCCATGACGGTCTGATCCGCGCCTTCAGCGAACGCGGCGTGCGCATGCAGATCGGCCACACCCTGGGCAGCTATGAAGAAGGCGTGGCCGCCCTCGCCGCCGGCGCCACCAGCTTTACCCATTTGTACAACGCCATGAGCCCGCTGCATCACCGCGAGCCAGGCATCGTCGGCGCTGCGCTGGCCCACGCCAAATACGCCGAGTTGATCCCCGACCTGCTGCACGTGCACCCCGGCGCCATGCGCGTGGCGCTGCGCTCGATCCCGTGCCTGTATTGCGTCACCGATTCCACCGCCGCCGCCGGCATGCCCGATGGCGAATACAAGCTGGGCAGCCACACCGTGACCAAGTGCCTGGGCGGCGTACGCCTGGCCGACGGCACCCTGGCCGGCAGCACCCTGACCATGGACCAGGCGCTGCGCAACCTGGTGAAGATCGGCCTGCCGATCAGTGAAGCCTCACAACGCCTGTCGCAATTTCCTGCGGATTACCTGGGCCTGGAAGAACGCGGCCGCCTGCAACCCGGCAGCTTTGCCGACTGCGTGCGCCTGGACCGCTCCCTGACACTCACCGACGTAATGGTCGAAGGAGAAACCATTGACTTCAAAAATGCTTGA